The Alosa alosa isolate M-15738 ecotype Scorff River chromosome 9, AALO_Geno_1.1, whole genome shotgun sequence genome includes a region encoding these proteins:
- the mknk2b gene encoding MAP kinase-interacting serine/threonine-protein kinase 2b, with product MVQNKITEVTGFHRSFKGQNPFESDEFSKTGSHLIDSTFNFDCSARPDMPSSQPIDIPDAKKRNKKKKRCRATDSFSGRFEDVYRLQEEILGEGAYARVQTCISQITNKEYAVKIIEKRPGHSRSRVFREVEMLYQCQGHRNILELVEFFEEEEKFYLVFEKLRGGSVLAHIHKRRHFSEQEASIVVQDIASALDFLHNKGKSVLCVCVCVCVSQSLEIQLSTAPLSSQKPRGSISSAVCTISNSSLSVHDTPWESSMYSCLCKWSQVLKQITHPSFPLSLQCGSAEYMAPEVVEAFSEEATIYDKRCDLWSLGVILYIMLSGYPPFVGHCGSDCGWEMGEPCHACQNTLFESIQEGKYEFPEKEWAHISPSAKELISKLLLRDAKRRLSAAQVLRHPWVQGGAIHTPSSILLQRNSSARDLTFFAGKAVAMNRQLAEQEGLEAEQEQEGACPLVVTVGSASVRLTPPSNSKLAARRRHRSSLLKGAPVSASELRQLLAPLVIMGDCA from the exons ATGGTGCAAAACAAGATCACAGAAGTAACTGGATTCCATCGGTCATTCAAG GGCCAAAACCCCTTTGAATCCGATGAGTTCTCCAAAACAGGATCCCATCTCATTGATTCGACCTTCAATTTTGACTGCTCTGCCCGACCTG ACATGCCATCCAGCCAGCCAATCGATATACCAGATGCCAAGAAGAGaaacaagaagaaaaagaggTGCCGGGCAACTGATAGCTTCTCTGGACGCTTTGAGG ATGTGTACAGACTCCAGGAAGAGATTCTAGGAGAAGGTGCATATGCTCGTGTCCAGACCTGCATCAGCCAAATTACCAACAAGGAATATGCTGTCAAG ATCATTGAGAAAAGACCTGGACACAGTCGCAGCAGAGTGTTCCGGGAAGTTGAGATGCTCTACCAGTGTCAGggacacag AAATATACTGGAGCTGGTGGAGTTctttgaggaggaggagaagttcTACCTGGTGTTTGAGAAGCTGAGAGGAG gTTCCGTCCTGGCTCATATCCATAAGCGGCGGCACTTCAGCGAGCAGGAGGCCAGCATTGTGGTGCAGGACATTGCCAGTGCACTGGATTTCCTCCATAATAAAGGTAAgtcagtactgtgtgtgtgtgtgtgtgtgtgtgtcagtcagtcacTGGAAA TACAGCTCAGCACAGCTCCGCTCAGCAGTCAAAAGCCAAGAGGAAGCATTTCCTCTGCAGTCTGCACCATCTCCAACAGCTCCCTCTCTGTCCATGACACGCCATGGGAGTCCTCAATGTACAGCTGCCTTTGCAAATGGTCTCAGGTACTGAAGCAAATAACTCATCCctcgttccctctctccctccagtgTGGTTCTGCTGAGTACATGGCTCCTGAAGTGGTGGAGGCCTTCAGTGAGGAGGCCACCATCTACGACAAGCGCTGTGACCTCTGGAGCCTGGGGGTCATCCTCTACATCATGCTGAGCGGCTACCCGCCCTTCGTGGGCCACTGCGGCAGCGACTGTGGCTGGGAAATGGGCGAACCGTGCCACGCATGCCAG AACACCTTGTTTGAGAGCATTCAGGAGGGGAAGTATGAGTTCCCCGAGAAGGAATGGGCCCACATTTCTCCAAGTGCCAAAGAGCTCATCTCCAAACTGCTGCTCCGGGACGCCAAGCGCCGCCTCAGCGCCGCTCAGGTCCTCCGCCACCCATGGGTGCAGGGG GGTGCTATCCATACCCCTTCCTCCATTCTACTGCAGAG GAACAGCAGTGCTAGGGACCTGACCTTCTTTGCGGGGAAGGCGGTAGCCATGAATCGTCAGCTGGCAGAGCAGGAGGGTCTGGAGgcggagcaggagcaggagggggCGTGTCCCCTGGTGGTGACGGTGGGCTCGGCCTCCGTCCGGCTGACTCCTCCCTCTAACTCCAAGCTGGCGGCGCGGCGGCGCCACAGGAGCAGCCTGCTGAAGGGCGCGCCCGTCTCCGCCTCCGAGCTGCGCCAGCTCCTCGCCCCCCTCGTCATCATGGGAGACTGTGCCTGA
- the mob3a gene encoding MOB kinase activator 3A has product MSLALKQVFNKDRTFRPKRKFEPGTQRFELHKKAQASLNAGLDLKQAVQLPHGEDLNDWVAVHVVDFFNRINLIYGTVSDSCTDQSCPVMSGGPKYEYRWQDENKYRKPTALSAPKYMNMLMDWIEVQINNEHIFPTNVGTPFPKTFMQVAKKILSRLFRVFVHVYIHHFDRVSQMGAEAHVNTCYKHFYYFVTEFNLTDHKELEPLVGLCVCVCVCVCVCVCRPHIS; this is encoded by the exons ATGTCCTTGGCACTCAAACAAGTCTTCAACAAAGACAGGACATTCCGCCCCAAGCGCAAATTTGAGCCCGGGACGCAGCGCTTCGAGCTGCACAAAAAAGCGCAGGCCTCTCTGAACGCAGGGCTGGACCTGAAGCAGGCTGTACAGCTCCCTCACGGCGAGGACCTGAACGACTGGGTGGCCGTGCACGTGGTGGACTTCTTCAACCGCATCAACCTCATCTACGGCACCGTCAGCGACTCCTGCACCGACCAGTCCTGCCCCGTCATGTCCGGCGGACCCAAGTACGAGTACCGTTGGCAGGACGAGAACAAGTACAGGAAGCCCACGGCCCTCTCTGCCCCAAAGTACATGAACATGCTGATGGACTGGATCGAAGTGCAGATCAATAATGAGCACATCTTCCCTACCAACGTCG GTACTCCCTTTCCCAAGACATTCATGCAGGTAGCGAAGAAGATCCTGTCGCGGCTGTTCCGCGTCTTTGTGCACGTGTACATCCACCACTTCGACCGTGTGAGCCAGATGGGAGCGGAGGCTCACGTCAACACCTGCTACAAACATTTCTACTACTTTGTCACTGAGTTCAACTTGACCGACCACAAAGAATTGGAGCCACTGGtaggactttgtgtgtgtgtgtgtgtgtgtgtgtgtgtgtgtgtgtgca GGCCACATATTTCCTAG